One segment of Gemmatimonadota bacterium DNA contains the following:
- a CDS encoding GDP-mannose 4,6-dehydratase, with protein ELTGQVTGLGVVRVLEAVRLVDPAIRFYQASSSEMFGQVRETPQNEETPFYPRSPYGFAKVYGHWATVNYRESYGLYAASGILFNHESPRRGREFVTRKITDAVARIKMGLASELALGNLDTCRDWGFAGDYVEAIWAMLQRDEPRDYVIGTGTAHSVRDFLEAAFGAVDLDWRAYVVQDPAFMRPAEVEHLVADPTRARAELGWTPKVDFQGLVRMMVDADLDRLRRGAPLADG; from the coding sequence CGAGCTCACCGGCCAGGTTACGGGGCTCGGGGTGGTACGCGTGCTCGAAGCCGTCCGGCTCGTGGATCCCGCGATCCGTTTCTACCAGGCGTCGTCCAGCGAGATGTTCGGCCAGGTGCGGGAGACCCCGCAGAACGAGGAGACGCCGTTCTACCCCCGCAGCCCTTACGGCTTCGCCAAGGTGTACGGCCACTGGGCCACGGTGAACTACCGCGAAAGCTACGGTCTCTACGCAGCCAGCGGGATCCTCTTCAACCACGAGAGCCCTCGGCGCGGCCGAGAGTTCGTCACCCGCAAGATCACCGACGCCGTTGCCCGCATCAAAATGGGGCTGGCGTCCGAGCTCGCGCTCGGAAACCTGGACACGTGCAGGGACTGGGGGTTCGCCGGCGACTACGTGGAGGCCATCTGGGCGATGCTCCAGCGGGACGAGCCCCGCGACTACGTGATCGGCACCGGAACGGCCCACAGCGTGCGCGACTTTCTCGAGGCGGCGTTCGGCGCCGTGGACCTCGACTGGCGCGCCTACGTCGTCCAGGACCCCGCGTTCATGCGCCCCGCCGAAGTCGAGCACCTCGTCGCCGACCCCACCCGCGCACGCGCCGAGCTCGGCTGGACGCCCAAGGTGGACTTCCAAGGCCTCGTTCGCATGATGGTCGACGCGGATCTCGACCGGCTCCGCCGGGGCGCCCCCCTCGCTGACGGCTGA